The Mycolicibacterium fluoranthenivorans genome has a window encoding:
- a CDS encoding low temperature requirement protein A: protein MSAYTHRVRVMSGRDPHEQHRVATPLELLFDLTFVVGFGTAASEFAHALTGGHIRAGLIAFTFAIFAICWAWINFTWFASAYDTDDWVYRVTTMVQMVGVVILTLGIPPVFASIEHGGYVDNTVLVAGYVVMRVGLVAQWLRAAAGDPARRRACLTYAISVSVVQIGWIALIFAHTSLVVTLVWCGVLILLEISVPVLAERQVGGTPWHAHHISERYGLMAIIALGEGVVGTVATLSAVVQEQGWTTDAVLVAIAGIGLTFGMWWVYFIVPTADLLHAHREQSFWFGYLPIFLFGSIVATGAGLHVAAYYLEGHSELGSVGTVFSVVIPVGLFVCLVFLIYSLMVRGTDWFHLLLLVLTAAVLVAAVLLALAGVSMALCLLVATSAPMVTVVGYELVGHRHMADALARRLVG, encoded by the coding sequence ATGAGTGCGTACACACATCGGGTCCGGGTGATGTCGGGGCGAGACCCGCATGAGCAGCACCGGGTCGCCACCCCGCTGGAACTCCTCTTCGACCTCACCTTCGTCGTCGGGTTCGGCACCGCCGCTTCGGAGTTCGCCCATGCGTTGACGGGCGGCCACATCCGAGCGGGGTTGATCGCGTTCACGTTCGCGATTTTCGCGATCTGCTGGGCCTGGATCAACTTCACCTGGTTCGCGTCGGCCTATGACACCGACGACTGGGTGTACCGGGTGACCACCATGGTGCAGATGGTCGGTGTGGTGATCCTGACGCTCGGGATTCCGCCCGTGTTCGCCTCCATCGAGCACGGGGGATATGTCGACAACACGGTGCTGGTCGCCGGCTACGTGGTGATGCGTGTCGGACTCGTGGCGCAGTGGTTGCGCGCGGCGGCCGGCGATCCGGCGCGGCGGCGGGCCTGCCTGACCTACGCGATCTCGGTGAGCGTGGTGCAGATCGGCTGGATCGCCCTGATTTTCGCGCACACCTCGCTGGTGGTGACGCTGGTCTGGTGCGGTGTGCTGATCCTGTTGGAGATCTCGGTGCCGGTGCTGGCGGAGCGCCAGGTCGGCGGCACGCCCTGGCATGCGCACCACATCAGTGAGCGCTACGGGCTGATGGCCATCATCGCCCTCGGTGAAGGTGTGGTCGGGACGGTCGCCACCCTTTCGGCGGTGGTGCAGGAGCAGGGCTGGACGACCGACGCCGTCCTGGTCGCGATCGCCGGCATCGGTCTGACCTTCGGCATGTGGTGGGTGTACTTCATCGTGCCGACCGCCGACCTGCTGCACGCCCATCGTGAGCAGTCGTTCTGGTTCGGTTATCTGCCCATCTTCTTGTTCGGATCGATTGTCGCCACGGGCGCCGGTTTGCACGTAGCCGCCTACTACCTGGAAGGGCATTCCGAGTTGGGATCGGTGGGCACGGTGTTCTCGGTGGTGATCCCGGTCGGTCTGTTCGTCTGCCTGGTGTTCCTGATCTATTCGCTGATGGTGCGGGGGACCGACTGGTTCCATCTTCTGTTGCTCGTGCTCACCGCCGCGGTGCTGGTGGCTGCGGTCCTGTTGGCGCTGGCCGGGGTGTCGATGGCGCTGTGCTTGCTGGTCGCCACCTCGGCGCCGATGGTGACGGTGGTCGGGTACGAACTCGTCGGGCACCGGCACATGGCCGACGCGTTGGCCCGGCGACTGGTCGGCTAG
- a CDS encoding MFS transporter — MRPWIVWATGLLAYIVAVLNRTTLGVSGLEAADRFHASPSVLSTFVVLQVIVYAGAQVPAGVLLDRFGSKVLIVSGAALMAAGQLAIALTESLPLALAARAVVGLGDAITFISVLRLVPHWFPARQIPLLTQLTGISGQVGQVLSAIPFLSLLGVSGWTSAYLSVTALGVLVLVLAVVVVQNTPHGRLATTETMGVRDTLASVRTVWMRPGTRLGFFTHMGTQFSVTIFALMWGVPYVMVAQHQSRAAAGMLLTISVVTAIVAGIVLGIFTGRYPHRRSWMVLGIIGSNAAIWTVVLALPGPAPLWLLVVLIVIISVGGPGSMVGFDFARTFNPSATLGTAQGMVNMGGFLASLILMQAMGWILDAAGGYSFDSFHLAWTLQYAVWVLAVIGILVTRKKARKLLAEEEERELLETVEIGAVHPADRRAR; from the coding sequence GTGCGTCCCTGGATCGTCTGGGCCACCGGGCTACTGGCCTATATCGTCGCCGTCCTCAATCGGACCACCTTGGGTGTCTCCGGGTTGGAGGCCGCCGACCGCTTCCACGCCAGCCCCAGCGTGTTGTCGACCTTCGTCGTGCTGCAGGTGATCGTCTACGCGGGCGCCCAGGTACCTGCCGGTGTCCTGCTCGATCGTTTCGGCTCGAAGGTCCTGATCGTGTCGGGCGCGGCACTGATGGCCGCCGGGCAGCTCGCCATCGCACTCACGGAGTCGCTACCGCTGGCGTTGGCCGCCCGCGCGGTCGTCGGCCTCGGCGACGCCATCACGTTCATCTCGGTGCTGCGCCTGGTACCGCACTGGTTCCCGGCCCGACAGATCCCGCTACTCACCCAGTTGACCGGCATCTCCGGGCAGGTCGGCCAGGTGCTCTCGGCCATTCCGTTCCTGTCGCTGCTCGGCGTCTCCGGTTGGACGTCGGCGTACCTGTCGGTGACCGCGCTCGGGGTACTGGTCCTGGTGCTCGCCGTGGTGGTCGTGCAGAACACCCCGCACGGCCGGCTGGCCACCACCGAGACCATGGGCGTGCGCGACACCCTGGCCAGCGTGCGCACGGTGTGGATGCGGCCCGGCACCCGGCTGGGGTTCTTCACTCATATGGGCACACAGTTCTCGGTGACGATCTTCGCCCTCATGTGGGGCGTGCCCTACGTGATGGTGGCTCAGCACCAGTCCCGGGCGGCGGCGGGCATGCTGCTGACCATCTCCGTGGTCACCGCCATCGTCGCCGGCATCGTGCTGGGCATCTTCACCGGCCGTTACCCGCACCGTCGTTCGTGGATGGTGCTCGGCATCATCGGCAGCAACGCGGCGATCTGGACCGTGGTGCTGGCGCTGCCGGGACCCGCGCCCCTGTGGCTGCTGGTCGTGCTCATCGTCATCATCTCGGTCGGCGGGCCCGGCTCCATGGTGGGCTTCGACTTCGCCCGCACCTTCAACCCGAGCGCCACCCTGGGTACCGCCCAGGGCATGGTGAACATGGGTGGCTTCCTGGCCTCGCTGATCCTCATGCAGGCGATGGGCTGGATCCTCGACGCCGCGGGCGGCTACTCGTTCGACTCGTTCCACCTGGCGTGGACACTGCAGTACGCGGTCTGGGTATTGGCGGTCATCGGCATCCTGGTGACCCGCAAGAAGGCGCGAAAGCTGCTCGCCGAAGAGGAAGAGCGGGAACTGCTGGAGACCGTCGAGATCGGGGCCGTCCACCCCGCCGACCGCCGGGCGCGCTAG
- a CDS encoding MerR family transcriptional regulator, translating to MVADTDRPSILPDYRVGELARVSGVTARNIRAYRERGLLDPPRRAGRAAIYDDHHLAQLRAIDQLLRRGFTSAHIAEFFDAVRRGSDLIELLGLWPQAFVLALDGPEADALLQAGLVQRTADGLAWTNPAIGVIVARTDDQRGYVRFILQLIEAVDGDVRRLADRVSATVGGVTGPVADHHELGRLVATDRLDRALGERL from the coding sequence ATGGTTGCAGACACGGATCGGCCCTCGATCTTGCCTGACTACCGCGTGGGTGAGCTGGCCCGAGTTTCCGGGGTGACCGCCCGCAACATCCGTGCCTACCGCGAACGCGGGTTGCTGGACCCGCCACGCCGGGCCGGCAGGGCCGCGATCTACGACGATCACCATCTGGCCCAGTTGCGGGCCATCGACCAACTGCTGCGCCGTGGGTTCACCTCCGCGCATATCGCCGAGTTCTTCGACGCCGTGCGGCGGGGCAGCGATCTGATCGAGCTCCTGGGCCTGTGGCCGCAGGCATTCGTCCTCGCGCTCGACGGTCCGGAGGCCGACGCTCTGCTGCAGGCAGGGCTGGTGCAACGCACCGCCGACGGGCTGGCATGGACGAACCCGGCGATCGGGGTCATCGTCGCGCGGACCGACGACCAGCGCGGCTACGTCCGGTTCATCCTGCAACTGATCGAGGCGGTCGACGGCGACGTGCGCCGGCTGGCCGATCGGGTGTCGGCGACGGTGGGCGGGGTGACGGGCCCGGTCGCCGATCACCACGAACTGGGCCGGCTGGTGGCGACTGACCGGTTGGACCGGGCGCTGGGCGAGCGGCTGTGA
- a CDS encoding ABC transporter permease, protein MRSVRTRWALRCWTALVLLFLYAPLLLVVVNAFNASRSFAFPPTGFTLRWWVDAASSVGMWQALANSAVVGLAATAIALVLGTMAAFAVQRYRFFGRQAVSFLVVLPITLPGIVTGIALNATFTSVLGVTLGIATVIIGHATFCIVIVFNNAQARLRRLGTHFEDASADLGASPWQTFRYVTLPMMRGALVAGAILAFALSFDEIVVTTFTAGPAVQTLPIWIFANLFRPNQAPVINVVAAALTALAILPVWLAQRFGGDPANTRL, encoded by the coding sequence ATGCGATCGGTGCGGACCCGGTGGGCGCTACGGTGCTGGACCGCCCTGGTGCTGCTGTTCCTGTACGCACCCCTGCTTCTGGTCGTCGTCAACGCGTTCAATGCGTCGCGCAGCTTCGCCTTCCCGCCGACCGGGTTCACGCTGCGCTGGTGGGTCGACGCCGCGAGTAGCGTCGGGATGTGGCAAGCCCTGGCCAACTCCGCGGTGGTCGGCCTCGCCGCCACCGCGATCGCCCTGGTGCTGGGCACCATGGCGGCGTTCGCCGTGCAGCGGTACCGGTTCTTCGGCAGGCAGGCGGTGAGTTTCCTTGTCGTGCTACCGATCACACTGCCCGGTATCGTCACCGGCATCGCGCTCAACGCGACCTTCACCTCGGTACTCGGCGTCACACTCGGCATCGCGACGGTGATCATCGGGCACGCCACGTTCTGCATCGTGATCGTCTTCAACAACGCCCAGGCCCGGTTACGGCGCCTCGGTACGCATTTCGAGGACGCCTCAGCCGACCTGGGGGCCTCACCGTGGCAGACGTTCCGCTACGTCACGTTGCCGATGATGCGCGGTGCGCTGGTGGCCGGCGCGATCCTCGCGTTCGCGCTGAGTTTCGACGAGATCGTGGTCACGACGTTCACCGCAGGGCCGGCGGTGCAGACCCTGCCGATCTGGATCTTCGCCAATCTGTTCCGGCCCAACCAGGCGCCGGTGATCAATGTGGTGGCCGCGGCGCTGACCGCGCTGGCGATCCTGCCGGTGTGGCTGGCACAACGCTTCGGGGGCGATCCGGCGAACACCCGCCTGTAA
- a CDS encoding ABC transporter permease, which produces MAADQGVIARRARLALLLVPPLAWLTIAYLGSLAVLLVSAFWSTDSFTGAVTRTVTTDNLVRVLTDAVFRAVTLRTLGIAVAVTVICIVLSVPLALFMAKFASPRVRLLLVVAVTTPLWASYLVKAYAWRVLLSPEGPLAWAAGGTPGYGLTATVITLSYLWLPYMVIPVFAAFERVPDTLLDASADLGASDATTLRTVMAPLVFPGIAAGSIFTFSLSLGDYIAVTIVGGKTQMLGNLIYGQLVTANNQPLAAALSLIPLVAIVAYLLAMRRTGALENV; this is translated from the coding sequence ATGGCAGCAGATCAAGGGGTGATCGCACGCCGCGCTCGGCTGGCACTGCTGCTGGTGCCACCGCTGGCCTGGCTGACCATCGCGTATCTGGGATCACTTGCCGTTCTCCTTGTTTCGGCGTTCTGGAGCACTGACAGCTTCACCGGAGCCGTCACCCGGACGGTCACCACCGACAACCTGGTGCGGGTGCTCACCGATGCGGTGTTCCGCGCGGTCACTCTGCGCACCCTGGGCATCGCCGTGGCGGTGACGGTGATCTGCATCGTGCTGTCGGTGCCGCTGGCGCTGTTCATGGCGAAGTTCGCCTCGCCCCGGGTACGCCTCCTGCTGGTCGTGGCGGTGACTACACCGCTGTGGGCGAGCTATCTGGTCAAGGCCTACGCCTGGCGCGTGCTGCTCTCACCGGAAGGTCCGTTGGCGTGGGCGGCAGGCGGCACACCGGGTTACGGGCTGACCGCCACCGTCATCACGCTGAGCTATCTGTGGTTGCCGTACATGGTGATTCCGGTGTTCGCGGCCTTCGAGCGAGTACCGGACACGCTGCTGGACGCCAGCGCCGACCTGGGCGCCTCCGATGCGACGACGCTGCGGACGGTGATGGCACCGTTGGTCTTTCCCGGTATCGCCGCGGGTTCGATCTTCACCTTCTCGTTGTCGTTGGGTGACTACATCGCGGTGACGATCGTCGGCGGCAAGACCCAGATGCTGGGCAACCTCATCTACGGCCAGCTGGTGACCGCCAACAACCAGCCCCTGGCCGCCGCCCTGTCCCTCATCCCGCTCGTGGCGATCGTGGCGTACCTGCTGGCGATGCGGCGCACCGGCGCCTTGGAGAACGTCTGA
- a CDS encoding ABC transporter substrate-binding protein, with protein sequence MLRTTIRTGLALAATVALLAACSSASDGGGSGQAPPKLEAPTSLGDGEGQLNLIAWAGYAENGSNDKAVDWVTPFEKETGCKTNVKVGNTSDEMLQLMRTGQYDGVSASGDASLRLIYGGDVAPVNTDLVPNYATISPFLKDKPWNSVDGKMYGIPHGWGANLLMYNIGVVKDAPDSWAAVFTDSGKYKGKVTAYDSPIYIADAALYLSKTKPELGIKNPYALTAAQLDAAADLLKAQRENISEYWSDYTKEVQAFESGTSVIGTTWQVIANTIGSDNKVQVNTILPKEGATGWSDTWMVAAKAAHPNCMYKWMNWITSPEVNAQVAEYFGEAPAQTKACEHTSQKDFCDVFHATDSKYAEQIHYWTTPQRKCVDGSGDNCTTYDQWVDKWQQIKG encoded by the coding sequence ATGTTACGAACCACGATCCGCACCGGGCTCGCCCTGGCCGCGACTGTGGCCCTACTGGCCGCGTGTTCGAGCGCGTCCGACGGCGGCGGGTCCGGGCAGGCCCCACCCAAGCTCGAGGCACCGACCTCGCTCGGCGACGGCGAGGGCCAGCTCAACCTCATCGCCTGGGCCGGCTATGCCGAGAACGGCTCCAACGACAAGGCCGTGGACTGGGTCACCCCGTTCGAGAAGGAGACCGGCTGTAAGACGAACGTCAAGGTGGGCAACACCTCCGACGAGATGCTGCAGTTGATGCGCACCGGTCAGTACGACGGCGTCTCCGCCTCCGGGGACGCCTCACTGCGCCTCATCTACGGCGGCGACGTGGCGCCGGTCAACACCGACCTGGTCCCCAATTACGCGACCATCTCCCCGTTCCTCAAGGACAAGCCGTGGAACTCGGTGGACGGCAAGATGTACGGCATCCCGCACGGCTGGGGCGCAAACCTGTTGATGTACAACATCGGCGTCGTCAAGGACGCGCCCGACTCCTGGGCGGCCGTGTTCACCGATTCCGGCAAGTACAAGGGCAAGGTCACCGCCTACGACTCACCGATCTACATCGCCGATGCGGCGCTGTACCTGTCGAAGACGAAACCCGAACTGGGCATCAAGAATCCGTACGCGCTGACCGCCGCACAGCTCGATGCCGCAGCGGATCTGCTGAAGGCGCAGCGGGAGAACATCAGCGAGTACTGGTCGGATTACACCAAAGAGGTGCAGGCCTTCGAGTCGGGCACATCCGTCATCGGCACCACCTGGCAGGTCATCGCGAACACCATCGGCAGCGACAACAAGGTGCAGGTGAACACGATCCTGCCCAAGGAGGGCGCCACCGGCTGGTCGGACACCTGGATGGTGGCCGCCAAGGCGGCGCACCCGAACTGCATGTACAAGTGGATGAACTGGATCACCTCCCCCGAGGTCAACGCCCAGGTCGCCGAGTACTTCGGCGAGGCGCCGGCGCAGACCAAGGCCTGCGAGCACACCAGCCAGAAGGACTTCTGCGACGTCTTCCACGCCACCGACTCGAAATACGCTGAGCAGATCCACTATTGGACGACGCCGCAGCGCAAGTGCGTCGACGGCAGCGGAGACAACTGCACGACCTACGATCAGTGGGTCGACAAATGGCAGCAGATCAAGGGGTGA
- a CDS encoding ABC transporter ATP-binding protein, protein MPASTSGLAGSADVSPGLDREGDPRIELIGVRKVFPGRQAEVIAVEGADLSVADGELFAILGPSGSGKTTVLRMIAGFEQPTAGTIRLGGTDVTTAPPQRREVNTVFQDYALFPHLTVGQNVEYGMKVRGVAKAERRRRAADALDMVRLTEHGDRRPEQLSGGQRQRVALARALVGRPRVLLLDEPLGALDLKLREQMQVELKAIQRDVGITFVIVTHDQDEALTLCDRLAVFNAGRIEQVGGAREVYENPANRFVADFVGTSNVVDGTAAQTLVGRTGTFAVRPEQIAVLPPGSAAGPGTRTVEATVAEVIYAGPLTRVTSTAAGTAVTATVLTSRTSLPAGLAHGSPVVLSFPDSAVHPLNS, encoded by the coding sequence ATGCCCGCATCGACATCGGGACTTGCTGGAAGCGCGGACGTCAGCCCCGGACTCGACAGGGAGGGCGATCCGCGCATCGAACTCATCGGGGTCCGAAAGGTCTTTCCGGGCCGCCAGGCCGAGGTCATCGCGGTCGAGGGTGCCGATCTCAGCGTCGCCGACGGCGAACTCTTCGCCATCCTCGGCCCGTCCGGCTCGGGTAAGACCACCGTGCTGCGGATGATCGCCGGATTCGAACAACCGACCGCGGGCACCATCCGACTGGGCGGCACCGACGTGACGACGGCGCCGCCGCAGCGGCGCGAAGTCAACACCGTGTTTCAGGACTACGCCCTGTTCCCCCACCTGACGGTGGGCCAGAACGTCGAGTACGGCATGAAGGTGCGCGGGGTCGCCAAGGCGGAGCGGCGCCGTCGGGCCGCCGATGCCCTGGACATGGTGCGGCTGACCGAGCACGGCGACCGTCGCCCCGAGCAGCTCTCCGGCGGCCAGCGTCAACGCGTCGCCCTGGCTCGCGCCCTCGTCGGGAGGCCCCGGGTGTTGTTGCTCGACGAGCCACTCGGGGCACTCGATCTCAAACTCCGCGAGCAGATGCAGGTCGAGTTGAAGGCCATCCAACGCGACGTCGGGATCACGTTCGTCATCGTCACCCACGATCAGGACGAAGCACTCACCCTGTGCGACCGCCTCGCGGTGTTCAACGCGGGGCGCATCGAACAGGTCGGCGGGGCCCGCGAGGTGTACGAGAATCCGGCCAACCGGTTCGTCGCCGATTTCGTCGGCACCTCCAACGTCGTCGACGGCACCGCCGCCCAGACGCTGGTGGGCCGAACCGGGACGTTTGCCGTGCGCCCCGAACAGATCGCGGTGCTGCCCCCGGGGAGCGCCGCCGGTCCGGGCACCCGCACCGTCGAGGCCACCGTGGCCGAGGTCATCTATGCCGGCCCGCTGACCAGGGTGACCTCCACCGCGGCCGGGACCGCCGTGACCGCGACGGTGCTCACGTCGCGCACCTCGCTGCCGGCCGGCCTGGCTCACGGCTCCCCCGTCGTCCTGTCGTTCCCGGACTCCGCCGTCCATCCGCTGAACTCCTGA
- a CDS encoding DUF1906 domain-containing protein, with the protein MSLSRRDLLKYAAAAPAILGMGAAVSAALASQAAAAPLGVLLDYAAGVIPAHDIRASGAIGAIRYVSDRRPGGAWMLGKPIQLPEARDLYKSGLKIVSCYQYGKADTADWLGGQSAGVAHAKRGWQLHTAAGGPVGAPVYASIDDDPSYDQYKTQVAPYLKGWEAVIGHQRTGVYANSKTIEWAIQDGLGSYFWQHNWGSPGGVAHPAAHLHQVEIDKRAVGGVGVDLNEILKPSFGQWD; encoded by the coding sequence GTGTCACTTTCCCGCCGTGATCTGCTGAAATACGCGGCCGCGGCACCCGCAATCCTCGGGATGGGTGCCGCCGTCTCCGCGGCCCTGGCGTCACAGGCCGCCGCCGCACCCCTGGGCGTGCTGCTCGACTACGCGGCCGGGGTCATTCCCGCCCACGACATCCGGGCCTCCGGCGCGATCGGCGCCATCCGGTACGTGTCCGACCGACGGCCCGGCGGAGCCTGGATGCTGGGCAAGCCGATCCAATTGCCCGAAGCTCGAGACCTCTACAAGTCCGGCTTGAAGATCGTGTCGTGCTACCAGTACGGCAAAGCGGACACCGCCGACTGGCTGGGCGGGCAGAGCGCCGGCGTCGCGCACGCGAAACGCGGCTGGCAGTTGCACACCGCGGCGGGTGGACCGGTCGGTGCCCCCGTCTACGCCTCGATCGACGACGATCCCAGCTACGACCAGTACAAGACACAGGTGGCCCCCTATCTGAAGGGGTGGGAGGCGGTCATCGGTCATCAGCGGACCGGCGTCTACGCCAACTCCAAGACCATTGAATGGGCCATCCAGGATGGTCTCGGCTCGTACTTCTGGCAGCACAATTGGGGTTCGCCGGGCGGCGTTGCGCACCCTGCAGCGCATCTGCACCAGGTGGAGATCGACAAGCGCGCGGTGGGTGGCGTCGGGGTGGACCTCAACGAGATCCTGAAGCCGTCGTTCGGGCAGTGGGACTAA